A single window of Paenibacillus sp. FSL H8-0537 DNA harbors:
- the cyoC gene encoding cytochrome o ubiquinol oxidase subunit III encodes MAQAVTGHDKHGHGGHGHHDEHHEHEHESLKTFGFWMFLITDVILFGTLFATFVVLRFSTDGGPTAAEMFKMPGVIAETFILLTSSFTSGIAVLQMHKGNKKGLIGWLAVTAVLGLAFIYLEVSEFIELVHEGVTIGTSAYWSAFFTLVGTHGLHVSVGIVWMTALMIQLYRRGITPVTQRKVNIISLYWHFLDVVWIFVLTVVYLMGVM; translated from the coding sequence ATGGCACAAGCAGTAACCGGTCATGACAAGCACGGCCATGGCGGCCACGGTCATCATGACGAGCACCATGAGCATGAACATGAATCACTCAAAACATTCGGCTTCTGGATGTTTCTGATTACCGACGTTATTTTATTCGGTACGCTATTTGCAACATTTGTCGTTCTTCGATTCAGCACGGATGGCGGTCCTACGGCCGCCGAGATGTTCAAGATGCCTGGCGTTATCGCCGAGACATTCATCTTGCTCACAAGTAGCTTCACAAGCGGTATCGCTGTGCTTCAAATGCACAAAGGCAATAAGAAGGGCCTCATTGGTTGGCTCGCTGTTACTGCGGTTCTCGGTCTTGCCTTCATCTATTTGGAGGTTAGCGAGTTTATCGAGCTGGTACACGAAGGCGTAACAATTGGCACTAGCGCTTACTGGTCAGCCTTCTTCACACTCGTCGGTACACACGGACTTCACGTATCGGTCGGTATTGTATGGATGACGGCGCTGATGATTCAGCTGTACCGTCGCGGCATTACGCCAGTTACACAGCGCAAGGTTAATATTATTAGCTTGTACTGGCACTTTTTGGACGTCGTATGGATTTTCGTCCTTACGGTCGTCTATCTGATGGGGGTGATGTAG
- a CDS encoding LacI family DNA-binding transcriptional regulator has translation MVSIKDIAKRAGVSISTVSYALNGSPKVTSETCAKILAIAKELNYVPNAAARTLKTRETKIIGVYLTDFSGAFYGDLLQGVNEMLHRKGYDTIVCSGKRSHRMLPERMIDGAIVLDATFDSDELLRYAALGHKVVVLDRELNHPNINQVLLDNKAGATLAMEHLLDRGFRKIYAIMGPDESYDAGQRLQAVKQAVERCDDLTFKAIEGSFRKESGEEAAKKILAEYTEPAAVFCMNDEMAIGVHNYVSQTDYVVGEHIHIIGFDNVELASYMQPKLATIDYSKHKWGALASEQLLKIIAGEPVENERIYVTLVEGDSVGINKEASAGR, from the coding sequence GTGGTCAGTATTAAAGATATCGCTAAGAGGGCTGGTGTCTCGATATCGACGGTTTCCTACGCGCTGAATGGCAGCCCAAAGGTGACATCGGAGACATGCGCCAAAATTTTAGCTATAGCCAAAGAGTTGAACTACGTGCCGAACGCAGCTGCCCGAACGCTTAAGACGCGTGAGACTAAAATTATTGGCGTATATTTGACCGACTTCAGTGGGGCCTTTTACGGGGATTTGCTGCAAGGGGTGAATGAAATGCTGCACCGCAAAGGCTATGATACGATCGTATGCAGCGGCAAACGTTCGCATCGCATGCTTCCTGAGCGGATGATTGATGGGGCAATTGTGCTCGATGCCACGTTCGATAGCGATGAGCTGCTGCGCTATGCGGCGCTGGGACATAAAGTAGTCGTGCTCGACCGCGAGCTGAACCACCCGAACATCAATCAGGTGCTGCTTGATAACAAGGCAGGAGCTACTCTTGCGATGGAGCATTTGCTGGATCGGGGCTTTCGCAAAATCTATGCCATTATGGGTCCGGATGAGTCCTATGATGCAGGTCAGCGGCTGCAGGCGGTCAAGCAGGCGGTGGAGCGCTGCGATGACTTAACGTTTAAAGCGATTGAAGGCAGCTTCCGCAAGGAATCCGGCGAGGAAGCGGCAAAAAAAATATTAGCTGAGTATACGGAGCCAGCTGCTGTTTTTTGTATGAACGATGAGATGGCGATTGGCGTACACAACTATGTATCCCAGACAGACTATGTCGTGGGGGAGCATATTCATATTATCGGTTTTGACAATGTGGAGCTGGCGTCGTATATGCAGCCAAAGCTGGCTACGATTGATTATTCCAAACATAAATGGGGAGCGCTTGCATCTGAGCAGCTGCTGAAAATCATAGCTGGAGAGCCGGTCGAGAACGAGCGAATTTATGTGACGCTGGTTGAAGGCGACTCTGTTGGGATAAATAAAGAGGCTAGCGCTGGGCGCTAG
- a CDS encoding cbb3-type cytochrome c oxidase subunit I → MFQNLIDFLLNDFFITGDPLILGAQVSIGLSMVAVVFALSYFKKWRWLWTEWLTTVDHKRIGIMYIIASILMLFRGGVDALLMRVQLAVPQVEFLHADHYNAIFTTHGVIMILFMAMPLMFGLFNIVVPLQIGARDVAYPFLNSLSFWMFFFGAMLFNVSFVIGGSPDAGWLAYPPLSELSGSPGLGQDFYIWGIQISGIGSLATGINFVVTILKMRAPGMKLMKMPMFVWSVLSSCITIMFAFPILTVTLFLLFIDRYFGAHFFTLDGGGNPMMYINLIWMWGHPEVYIVILPAFGIFSEIVSAFSKKKLFGYKSMVFALMSISFFSFFTWAHHFFTMGSGANVNAFFAITTMLIAIPTGVKVFNWLFTMFRGKLTFPTPMLWTIAFIPCFVVGGMTGVMLSVAPADFQFHNSYFLIAHFHQVLIGGVVFGYFAGLYYWWPKMFGFKLHEGLGKWAFWLWNIGFYVCFMPQYALGLMGMTRRFNEYNFDMGWQPLNVVSTVGAFIMGLAFLFQVWQIAHSIKFYKKEPNGDSWDGRTLEWSIPSPAPLYNFARVPVVESEDAWWEEKQRLANGGKPKPLAPLEPIHMPKNSAIPFLISVSFFVMGFGFVWDWKWMIIPGAIGIAICMLARSFSYDTDYYIPVDEIERTEAALGGTK, encoded by the coding sequence ATGTTTCAGAATCTAATCGATTTCTTGCTCAATGATTTTTTCATCACTGGCGACCCGCTCATTCTTGGAGCACAGGTATCCATCGGCTTGTCCATGGTTGCTGTCGTATTCGCCTTGTCGTATTTCAAAAAATGGCGCTGGCTATGGACGGAATGGCTGACCACCGTCGATCATAAACGGATCGGGATTATGTATATTATCGCGTCGATTCTCATGCTTTTCCGTGGTGGTGTCGATGCCCTGCTGATGCGGGTGCAGCTCGCAGTACCGCAGGTAGAGTTCCTCCACGCCGATCACTATAATGCGATCTTTACAACGCACGGCGTCATTATGATTTTATTTATGGCGATGCCGCTTATGTTCGGCTTATTCAATATCGTTGTGCCGCTGCAAATCGGCGCGCGCGACGTCGCCTATCCATTCCTGAACTCGCTCAGCTTTTGGATGTTTTTCTTTGGCGCCATGCTGTTTAACGTTTCCTTCGTTATCGGCGGTTCGCCGGATGCAGGCTGGCTGGCCTATCCACCGCTCTCTGAGCTGTCAGGAAGCCCAGGTCTAGGACAGGATTTCTATATTTGGGGCATTCAGATTTCCGGTATCGGCTCCTTGGCCACCGGCATTAACTTTGTCGTAACGATTTTGAAAATGCGCGCACCAGGCATGAAGCTGATGAAAATGCCGATGTTTGTCTGGTCCGTCCTTTCATCATGTATTACGATTATGTTCGCTTTCCCAATCTTGACCGTTACACTGTTCCTGCTGTTCATTGACCGTTACTTCGGCGCTCACTTCTTTACGCTCGATGGCGGCGGTAATCCGATGATGTACATCAACCTCATCTGGATGTGGGGACATCCCGAAGTTTATATCGTTATTTTGCCAGCATTCGGTATTTTCTCTGAAATCGTTTCGGCTTTCTCGAAGAAAAAGCTGTTTGGCTACAAATCCATGGTATTCGCCCTCATGTCGATCAGCTTCTTCTCGTTCTTTACATGGGCGCATCACTTCTTCACCATGGGCTCCGGCGCGAACGTCAATGCCTTTTTTGCCATAACGACGATGCTTATTGCGATTCCTACAGGCGTTAAAGTATTTAACTGGCTGTTTACGATGTTCCGAGGCAAGCTGACGTTCCCAACGCCAATGCTTTGGACGATCGCGTTTATTCCTTGCTTTGTCGTCGGCGGTATGACTGGGGTTATGCTTTCCGTCGCCCCTGCTGACTTCCAGTTCCACAACAGTTACTTCCTGATTGCCCACTTCCACCAAGTGCTGATCGGGGGCGTCGTATTCGGTTACTTCGCCGGACTTTACTACTGGTGGCCGAAGATGTTCGGATTCAAGCTGCATGAAGGCCTTGGAAAATGGGCATTCTGGCTGTGGAACATCGGTTTCTACGTTTGTTTCATGCCGCAGTACGCGCTTGGCCTGATGGGCATGACCCGTCGTTTCAACGAATACAACTTTGATATGGGCTGGCAGCCGCTTAACGTCGTTTCCACTGTCGGCGCGTTTATTATGGGTCTGGCGTTCCTGTTCCAAGTATGGCAAATCGCGCACAGCATCAAGTTTTACAAAAAAGAGCCAAACGGCGATTCATGGGATGGCCGTACGCTGGAATGGTCGATTCCATCTCCTGCACCGCTTTATAACTTTGCAAGAGTTCCGGTTGTAGAGAGCGAGGATGCTTGGTGGGAAGAGAAGCAGCGTCTGGCAAATGGCGGAAAGCCTAAGCCGCTTGCTCCACTTGAACCGATTCATATGCCGAAAAACTCTGCCATTCCATTTTTGATATCCGTTTCCTTCTTCGTTATGGGCTTCGGGTTCGTCTGGGATTGGAAATGGATGATTATACCTGGCGCAATCGGCATTGCCATTTGCATGCTGGCACGTTCCTTCAGCTACGATACCGACTACTACATTCCTGTAGATGAGATCGAGCGGACGGAAGCCGCATTAGGAGGGACAAAATAA
- the cyoD gene encoding cytochrome o ubiquinol oxidase subunit IV produces MDNHNSHSPSHETHGSMKSYVIGFVLSIILTIIPIVIVMNGMLSKQLTVIVILIMAALQFVVQLLFFMHLRDEEKPRYNTMALIFGLVILLTIVAGSIWIMAYNVVG; encoded by the coding sequence ATGGATAACCACAACTCGCATTCCCCGTCTCATGAAACACATGGTTCCATGAAATCCTATGTCATCGGGTTTGTATTGTCGATTATTTTGACCATTATCCCGATTGTCATTGTCATGAACGGTATGCTAAGCAAGCAGCTGACGGTAATCGTCATTCTGATTATGGCCGCTTTGCAGTTCGTCGTTCAATTGTTATTCTTCATGCATTTAAGAGACGAGGAAAAGCCGCGTTACAATACGATGGCACTCATATTCGGGCTCGTCATCCTGCTCACCATCGTTGCAGGCTCCATCTGGATCATGGCCTACAACGTAGTAGGTTAA
- a CDS encoding peptidylprolyl isomerase, translating to MLKKKSTKKAFSLLLLMAAMMLVISACGAGSNAGSNSSSGAAGTAASASSASSTPAASAEPSPDQAANLLDSDKHPLVTIQMSNDTTIKVELYPEIAPNTVNNFISLVQKGYYDGLIFHRVMQGFMIQGGDPDGTGAGGPGYSIPGEFTSNGFQNDLKHTRGVISMARTGEPNSAGSQFFIMVADAPTLDNQYASFGAVIEGMDAVDEIVNQPTNSQDRPNEPLSMTKVTVDLKGMTFEEPEQTK from the coding sequence ATGTTGAAAAAGAAAAGCACTAAAAAAGCTTTTTCGCTGCTACTGCTTATGGCAGCTATGATGCTTGTTATATCCGCTTGTGGTGCAGGAAGCAATGCAGGCAGCAATTCCAGCTCAGGAGCCGCTGGAACGGCAGCAAGCGCGTCCAGCGCGTCTTCCACGCCCGCTGCATCGGCCGAGCCATCACCAGACCAGGCGGCCAATCTTCTTGATTCGGACAAGCATCCGCTCGTAACGATTCAAATGAGCAATGACACCACTATTAAAGTTGAGCTGTACCCGGAGATTGCACCGAATACAGTTAACAATTTTATATCACTTGTCCAAAAGGGCTATTATGACGGGTTGATTTTTCACCGTGTCATGCAAGGGTTCATGATTCAAGGCGGCGACCCGGACGGAACAGGAGCTGGCGGTCCTGGCTACTCCATTCCTGGGGAATTCACATCAAACGGCTTTCAAAATGATTTAAAGCACACGCGCGGCGTAATCTCCATGGCGAGAACGGGTGAACCAAATTCCGCCGGCTCACAGTTTTTCATTATGGTAGCAGATGCGCCAACGCTTGATAACCAATACGCTTCCTTCGGAGCCGTCATTGAAGGCATGGATGCCGTTGATGAAATCGTCAACCAACCAACGAACAGCCAAGATCGCCCGAATGAGCCGCTTTCGATGACGAAAGTGACCGTCGACTTGAAGGGCATGACGTTCGAGGAGCCGGAGCAAACAAAGTAG
- a CDS encoding cellobiose phosphorylase: MTAASRSSFQVEAGQLSFTFLSSGDLYQITHNDTMINQLLSNAVDGSLNNIYLRLHRESGIVAVPLLGVRSNSRVSYSASQVVWAGEAEGVRYQVRFLLSEAGVWFWDVLVAGNGEMVDVIYGQDIGLADQAAVRSNEAYQSQYIDHSVFEDERRGYVVCSRQNMPQRGSFPYLQQGAWTGAAGYSTDGFQFYGLSYKETDIAEALMKPSLANEVYQYEFAYTALQAPLAKLDGELNVVFYGLFKENHAEAVTSLAFTAEVQRAWEQVSAAPALQSQEANPVRKAAAIGSPLQTVSMTAEEINGLFPERSQEEYAGESLLSFFTAAHEHVVLKEKELLVERPHGHILMTGGNDRLNTHVLTTTSYMYGLFNSQLVVGNTTFHKWVTNARNALNVPKTSGQRIYVELDGVYRLLTMPSMFEMGFNFAKWYYKTSDDLIIITNYTTVDTPEVRMHVRSTSGRKHRYLVTNQVSMNDNEYILPYHMSEHQDGLEFTADSAALSSAVYSKLRYRLRVDGAEMTVADEQKLVTGMESGGASLVVLELGASSEWSLTVQGLLQGEELPAKSASVEDAEAQARAYRAFYKQVMNGFQLTQKGGNTAEVDKFNTLAWWYTHNMLVHYSVPHGLEQYGGAAWGTRDVCQGPTEYFMAMQNYGAVREILLTVFSHQYEEDGNWPQWFMFDNYVNVQQEESHGDIIVWPLKVLSDYLTATQDYSVLEEQIPYTTKKGFAFTSHTASLLEHAQKEIAYIKGHFLHDTHLSSYGDGDWDDTLQPANAQLKQYMVSSWTVALTYQVFTHLSAAMQAHNSDWAAELGTLSEGIKADFNRYMLQTDVIPGFLYMEQPEQAELMLHPSDAVTGIQYRLLPMTRSMIAELLTAEQAEAHYDLIKRELYCPDGVRLMNRPAKYTGGVSTHFKRAEQAANFGREVGLQYVHAHIRYVEAMAKLGKVDEAWNGLAIINPVGLKDAVPNAELRQSNSYFSSSDGKFNTRYEAQERFAQLRDGSAPVKGGWRIYSSGPGIYMNQLVANVLGIRQVQGKLIVDPVLPQSLNGLRFDFEYQGIPVTFVYHLQGDGNATVKSVKINGNEMEAEFGSNRYRTGGIEISPQLLKQDQSGEKTIIDIFM, encoded by the coding sequence ATGACAGCAGCAAGCAGAAGCAGCTTTCAAGTAGAGGCCGGACAACTATCGTTCACCTTTCTCAGCAGCGGCGATCTTTATCAAATTACCCATAACGACACCATGATTAATCAACTTCTATCCAATGCGGTAGACGGTTCACTAAATAATATATATTTGCGTTTGCACCGTGAATCTGGCATTGTAGCCGTTCCTTTGCTTGGCGTGCGCTCGAATAGCCGTGTCTCCTATAGTGCAAGTCAAGTTGTGTGGGCGGGAGAAGCAGAAGGTGTTCGTTACCAGGTGCGTTTTCTACTATCGGAAGCAGGCGTATGGTTTTGGGATGTGTTGGTAGCCGGCAATGGCGAGATGGTCGATGTCATCTATGGTCAAGACATCGGTCTTGCTGACCAAGCCGCCGTTCGCAGCAATGAAGCTTATCAATCGCAATATATTGACCATTCCGTATTTGAGGATGAGCGGCGCGGTTATGTCGTTTGTTCCCGCCAAAATATGCCGCAGCGCGGAAGCTTCCCTTATTTGCAGCAAGGAGCATGGACAGGCGCAGCTGGCTATTCGACAGACGGCTTCCAATTCTATGGCCTAAGCTATAAGGAAACGGATATAGCTGAAGCATTAATGAAGCCATCGCTGGCCAATGAGGTTTACCAATATGAATTTGCCTACACGGCTCTGCAAGCGCCACTTGCCAAGCTGGACGGCGAGCTGAATGTTGTTTTTTACGGCTTATTTAAGGAAAATCATGCGGAGGCGGTAACCTCGCTAGCCTTTACGGCTGAAGTACAGCGAGCGTGGGAGCAGGTATCTGCTGCGCCTGCTTTACAATCGCAAGAGGCGAATCCGGTGCGCAAAGCGGCGGCTATTGGCTCTCCTTTGCAAACCGTATCGATGACGGCGGAAGAGATTAACGGCTTGTTCCCTGAGCGCTCGCAGGAGGAGTATGCGGGAGAGTCTCTGCTTTCTTTTTTCACTGCGGCCCATGAGCATGTTGTATTAAAGGAAAAAGAGCTGCTGGTCGAGCGTCCGCATGGCCATATTCTGATGACGGGCGGCAATGACCGCTTGAACACGCATGTTCTGACAACAACCTCTTATATGTACGGTCTGTTCAACTCGCAGCTGGTTGTAGGCAACACAACGTTCCACAAATGGGTGACGAATGCCCGCAATGCGCTGAATGTGCCGAAAACGTCGGGACAACGCATTTATGTAGAGCTGGATGGCGTATATCGTCTGCTTACGATGCCGTCGATGTTTGAAATGGGCTTTAACTTTGCAAAATGGTATTACAAAACGTCAGATGATCTCATCATCATTACGAATTATACAACTGTAGATACGCCAGAAGTTCGGATGCATGTCCGTTCGACAAGCGGAAGGAAGCACCGTTATCTGGTCACGAACCAAGTGTCCATGAATGATAATGAATATATTTTGCCGTATCATATGAGCGAGCATCAGGATGGTCTAGAATTTACGGCCGATTCGGCGGCACTAAGCTCAGCTGTATATTCGAAGCTTCGCTATCGGCTGCGTGTGGATGGAGCGGAAATGACCGTTGCGGATGAGCAAAAGCTCGTAACGGGAATGGAGTCAGGCGGCGCATCGCTGGTCGTTCTGGAGCTCGGGGCTAGCAGCGAGTGGTCATTAACCGTGCAAGGATTGCTGCAAGGTGAAGAGCTTCCAGCGAAATCCGCTAGCGTAGAGGATGCGGAAGCGCAGGCGCGGGCCTATCGTGCTTTTTACAAGCAGGTTATGAATGGGTTCCAGCTAACGCAAAAAGGCGGCAATACCGCTGAAGTGGACAAGTTTAATACGCTGGCATGGTGGTACACGCACAATATGCTCGTCCATTATTCGGTACCGCACGGCTTGGAGCAATATGGCGGCGCTGCTTGGGGAACGCGGGATGTTTGCCAAGGGCCGACTGAATATTTTATGGCGATGCAAAATTACGGTGCGGTTCGTGAAATATTGCTGACGGTCTTTTCCCATCAGTATGAGGAAGACGGCAATTGGCCGCAATGGTTTATGTTCGACAACTACGTGAACGTGCAGCAGGAAGAAAGCCATGGCGATATTATCGTATGGCCGCTCAAGGTGCTCAGCGACTATTTGACAGCGACGCAGGATTATTCTGTGCTGGAGGAGCAGATTCCTTATACGACGAAAAAAGGCTTTGCTTTCACGTCGCATACGGCATCGCTGCTTGAGCATGCGCAGAAGGAAATCGCCTATATTAAGGGGCATTTCCTGCATGACACCCATTTGTCCTCCTATGGCGATGGCGATTGGGATGACACACTTCAGCCTGCCAACGCCCAGCTTAAGCAGTATATGGTGAGCAGCTGGACAGTAGCGCTTACGTACCAGGTGTTTACGCATTTGTCAGCGGCGATGCAAGCGCACAATAGCGATTGGGCGGCAGAGCTTGGCACACTGAGCGAGGGCATTAAAGCAGACTTCAATCGTTACATGCTGCAAACCGATGTCATTCCTGGCTTCTTGTATATGGAGCAGCCAGAGCAAGCGGAGCTGATGCTGCATCCATCGGATGCGGTGACAGGCATACAATACCGCCTGCTTCCAATGACCCGCAGCATGATTGCCGAGCTGCTTACGGCTGAGCAGGCCGAGGCGCATTATGACCTCATTAAGCGAGAGTTATATTGTCCGGATGGCGTGCGGCTGATGAACCGTCCAGCGAAATATACCGGCGGTGTAAGCACGCATTTCAAGCGTGCTGAGCAGGCGGCGAACTTTGGGCGCGAGGTAGGGCTGCAATATGTACATGCCCATATCCGCTATGTAGAAGCGATGGCTAAGCTCGGTAAGGTAGATGAAGCATGGAATGGACTTGCGATCATTAACCCGGTCGGCTTGAAGGACGCTGTCCCTAATGCGGAGCTTCGCCAAAGCAATTCCTATTTCAGCAGCTCGGACGGCAAGTTTAATACGCGTTACGAGGCGCAGGAGCGTTTTGCCCAGCTGCGTGACGGCTCTGCTCCGGTTAAAGGCGGCTGGAGAATTTATTCCAGCGGGCCGGGAATTTATATGAACCAGCTCGTAGCCAATGTGCTTGGTATTCGCCAAGTGCAAGGCAAGCTGATTGTTGATCCGGTGCTGCCGCAGTCGCTCAATGGCCTGCGATTCGATTTCGAATATCAGGGCATTCCAGTTACCTTCGTCTACCATTTGCAGGGCGATGGCAATGCGACCGTGAAAAGCGTGAAAATAAATGGAAATGAAATGGAAGCTGAATTCGGCTCCAATCGTTATCGTACAGGCGGAATCGAAATTTCTCCGCAGCTGTTGAAGCAGGATCAGTCTGGCGAAAAAACGATTATCGACATTTTCATGTAA
- the cyoA gene encoding ubiquinol oxidase subunit II codes for MLMAVLLSGCGEQYLVLDPKGPIGESQKDLIYFSTILCLVIVVPVLILTGFIVWRYRDKKGNNAPYQPNWNHSTKLEIIWWSIPIVIIAILAIVTVKYTYELEPSKPIVSAKAPVTIEVTSLDWKWLFTYPEEGISTVNYLQIPEGTPIQFRLTSDTAMNSFWIPQLGGQIYTMSGMAMTLYLQADEIGNYYGSGANFTGEHFAQMTFNVKATSEDDYKAWVQEVKTTAPALTQEGFEKLTEPSVETVQSFSSFPEGLFQKVVMQYIGEGGSAHHHGGSAATEEDSSKGHEDMDMSDMDMKDMDGMDMNHDQESSTNEHSH; via the coding sequence ATGCTGATGGCCGTTCTTCTCTCTGGCTGCGGCGAGCAGTATCTGGTGCTCGATCCAAAAGGACCGATCGGCGAAAGCCAGAAGGATTTGATTTATTTTTCGACGATCCTCTGTCTAGTTATTGTCGTGCCTGTTCTGATTTTGACCGGCTTCATCGTATGGCGCTATCGCGACAAAAAGGGCAACAACGCTCCTTACCAGCCTAACTGGAATCACAGCACGAAGCTGGAGATTATTTGGTGGAGCATTCCAATCGTAATTATTGCTATTCTGGCGATCGTGACGGTGAAGTATACGTACGAGCTGGAGCCATCCAAACCAATTGTTTCTGCTAAAGCACCGGTAACGATTGAAGTAACCTCATTGGATTGGAAATGGCTGTTCACTTACCCCGAAGAGGGCATATCTACAGTCAACTATCTTCAAATACCAGAGGGCACTCCGATTCAATTCAGACTGACTTCTGATACGGCGATGAATTCGTTCTGGATTCCACAGCTGGGCGGCCAAATTTATACGATGTCCGGCATGGCCATGACCCTTTATCTGCAGGCAGATGAAATCGGCAATTATTATGGCTCGGGCGCCAACTTCACTGGGGAGCATTTTGCGCAAATGACCTTTAATGTGAAGGCAACTTCCGAGGATGATTATAAGGCATGGGTTCAAGAGGTGAAAACAACTGCTCCCGCTCTGACGCAAGAAGGCTTCGAGAAGCTTACTGAGCCAAGCGTCGAGACTGTACAATCGTTCTCCTCCTTCCCTGAGGGACTGTTCCAGAAAGTCGTGATGCAATATATTGGCGAAGGCGGCTCTGCCCATCATCATGGCGGCTCCGCAGCTACAGAAGAAGACTCAAGCAAGGGTCACGAGGATATGGATATGAGTGATATGGACATGAAAGATATGGACGGTATGGATATGAATCATGACCAAGAATCTTCAACGAACGAGCATTCACATTAA